In Kogia breviceps isolate mKogBre1 chromosome 19, mKogBre1 haplotype 1, whole genome shotgun sequence, a single genomic region encodes these proteins:
- the CTDNEP1 gene encoding CTD nuclear envelope phosphatase 1 isoform X4, protein MMRTQCLLGLRTFVAFAAKLWSFFIYLLRRQIRTVIQYQTVRYDILPLSPVSRNRLSQVKRKILVLDLDETLIHSHHDGVLRPTVRPGTPPDFILKVVIDKHPVRFFVHKRPHVDFFLEVVSQWYELVVFTASMEIYGSAVADKLDNSRSILKRRYYRQHCTLELGSYIKDLSVVHSDLSSIVILDNSPGAYRSHPDNAIPIKSWFSDPSDTALLNLLPMLDALRFTADVRSVLSRNLHQHRLW, encoded by the exons ATGATGCGGACGCAGTGTCTGCTAGGGCTGCGCACGTTCGTGGCCTTCGCCGCCAAGCTCTGGAGCTTCTTCATTTACCTTTTGCGGAGGCAGATCCGCACG GTAATTCAGTACCAAACTGTTCGATATGACATTCTTCCTTTATCTCCTGTGTCCCGGAATCGGCTAA GCCAGGTGAAGAGGAAGATCCTGGTGCTGGACCTGGATGAGACACTTATTCACTCCCATCATGATGGGGTCCTGAGGCCTACAGTCCGGCCTGGAACACCTCCTGACTTCATCCTCAAG GTGGTAATAGACAAACATCCCGTCCGTTTTTTTGTACATAAGAGGCCCCATGTGGATTTCTTCTTGGAAGTG GTGAGCCAGTGGTACGAGCTGGTGGTGTTCACAGCAAGCATGGAAATTTACGGCTCTGCTGTGGCAGATAAACTGGATAATAGCAGAAGCATTCTCAAGAGGAGATACTACAGACAG CACTGCACTTTGGAATTGGGCAGCTACATCAAGGACCTCTCTGTGGTCCACAGTGACCTCTCCAGCATTGTGATCCTGGATAACTCCCCAGGGGCTTACAGGAGCCATCCAG ACAATGCCATCCCCATCAAATCCTGGTTCAGTGACCCCAGCGATACCGCCCTTCTCAACCTGCTTCCGATGCTGGATGCCCTCAG GTTCACCGCTGATGTTCGTTCTGTGCTGAGCCGAAACCTTCACCAACATAGGCTCTGGTGA
- the CTDNEP1 gene encoding CTD nuclear envelope phosphatase 1 isoform X7, translating into MMRTQCLLGLRTFVAFAAKLWSFFIYLLRRQIRTVIQYQTVRYDILPLSPVSRNRLSQVKRKILVLDLDETLIHSHHDGVLRPTVRPGTPPDFILKVVIDKHPVRFFVHKRPHVDFFLEVVSQWYELVVFTASMEIYGSAVADKLDNSRSILKRRYYRQTMPSPSNPGSVTPAIPPFSTCFRCWMPSGSPLMFVLC; encoded by the exons ATGATGCGGACGCAGTGTCTGCTAGGGCTGCGCACGTTCGTGGCCTTCGCCGCCAAGCTCTGGAGCTTCTTCATTTACCTTTTGCGGAGGCAGATCCGCACG GTAATTCAGTACCAAACTGTTCGATATGACATTCTTCCTTTATCTCCTGTGTCCCGGAATCGGCTAA GCCAGGTGAAGAGGAAGATCCTGGTGCTGGACCTGGATGAGACACTTATTCACTCCCATCATGATGGGGTCCTGAGGCCTACAGTCCGGCCTGGAACACCTCCTGACTTCATCCTCAAG GTGGTAATAGACAAACATCCCGTCCGTTTTTTTGTACATAAGAGGCCCCATGTGGATTTCTTCTTGGAAGTG GTGAGCCAGTGGTACGAGCTGGTGGTGTTCACAGCAAGCATGGAAATTTACGGCTCTGCTGTGGCAGATAAACTGGATAATAGCAGAAGCATTCTCAAGAGGAGATACTACAGACAG ACAATGCCATCCCCATCAAATCCTGGTTCAGTGACCCCAGCGATACCGCCCTTCTCAACCTGCTTCCGATGCTGGATGCCCTCAG GTTCACCGCTGATGTTCGTTCTGTGCTGA
- the CTDNEP1 gene encoding CTD nuclear envelope phosphatase 1 isoform X3, which translates to MMRTQCLLGLRTFVAFAAKLWSFFIYLLRRQIRTVIQYQTVRYDILPLSPVSRNRLSQVKRKILVLDLDETLIHSHHDGVLRPTVRPGTPPDFILKVVIDKHPVRFFVHKRPHVDFFLEVVSQWYELVVFTASMEIYGSAVADKLDNSRSILKRRYYRQHCTLELGSYIKDLSVVHSDLSSIVILDNSPGAYRSHPDNAIPIKSWFSDPSDTALLNLLPMLDALRHWVLGKLKLSHVKTVILPTPCLP; encoded by the exons ATGATGCGGACGCAGTGTCTGCTAGGGCTGCGCACGTTCGTGGCCTTCGCCGCCAAGCTCTGGAGCTTCTTCATTTACCTTTTGCGGAGGCAGATCCGCACG GTAATTCAGTACCAAACTGTTCGATATGACATTCTTCCTTTATCTCCTGTGTCCCGGAATCGGCTAA GCCAGGTGAAGAGGAAGATCCTGGTGCTGGACCTGGATGAGACACTTATTCACTCCCATCATGATGGGGTCCTGAGGCCTACAGTCCGGCCTGGAACACCTCCTGACTTCATCCTCAAG GTGGTAATAGACAAACATCCCGTCCGTTTTTTTGTACATAAGAGGCCCCATGTGGATTTCTTCTTGGAAGTG GTGAGCCAGTGGTACGAGCTGGTGGTGTTCACAGCAAGCATGGAAATTTACGGCTCTGCTGTGGCAGATAAACTGGATAATAGCAGAAGCATTCTCAAGAGGAGATACTACAGACAG CACTGCACTTTGGAATTGGGCAGCTACATCAAGGACCTCTCTGTGGTCCACAGTGACCTCTCCAGCATTGTGATCCTGGATAACTCCCCAGGGGCTTACAGGAGCCATCCAG ACAATGCCATCCCCATCAAATCCTGGTTCAGTGACCCCAGCGATACCGCCCTTCTCAACCTGCTTCCGATGCTGGATGCCCTCAG ACATTGGGTTTTGGGCAAACTGAAGCTGTCTCATGTGAAAACGGTGATCCTTCCCACCCCGTGTCTTCCGTGA
- the CTDNEP1 gene encoding CTD nuclear envelope phosphatase 1 isoform X5, protein MPSMCNPRQDTRAVAALIAALREKKGTCLGIRGRGPFGLQVESLVLVIQYQTVRYDILPLSPVSRNRLSQVKRKILVLDLDETLIHSHHDGVLRPTVRPGTPPDFILKVVIDKHPVRFFVHKRPHVDFFLEVVSQWYELVVFTASMEIYGSAVADKLDNSRSILKRRYYRQTMPSPSNPGSVTPAIPPFSTCFRCWMPSGSPLMFVLC, encoded by the exons ATGCCCAGCATGTGCAACCCGAGACAGGACACCCGAGCTGTTGCGGCCCTCATCGCAGCCCTGAGAGAGAAGAAGGGCACATGCCTTGGGATTAGGGGGAGAGGGCCCTTTGGTTTGCAAGTGGAGAGCTTGGTTCTG GTAATTCAGTACCAAACTGTTCGATATGACATTCTTCCTTTATCTCCTGTGTCCCGGAATCGGCTAA GCCAGGTGAAGAGGAAGATCCTGGTGCTGGACCTGGATGAGACACTTATTCACTCCCATCATGATGGGGTCCTGAGGCCTACAGTCCGGCCTGGAACACCTCCTGACTTCATCCTCAAG GTGGTAATAGACAAACATCCCGTCCGTTTTTTTGTACATAAGAGGCCCCATGTGGATTTCTTCTTGGAAGTG GTGAGCCAGTGGTACGAGCTGGTGGTGTTCACAGCAAGCATGGAAATTTACGGCTCTGCTGTGGCAGATAAACTGGATAATAGCAGAAGCATTCTCAAGAGGAGATACTACAGACAG ACAATGCCATCCCCATCAAATCCTGGTTCAGTGACCCCAGCGATACCGCCCTTCTCAACCTGCTTCCGATGCTGGATGCCCTCAG GTTCACCGCTGATGTTCGTTCTGTGCTGA
- the CTDNEP1 gene encoding CTD nuclear envelope phosphatase 1 isoform X1 has translation MPSMCNPRQDTRAVAALIAALREKKGTCLGIRGRGPFGLQVESLVLVIQYQTVRYDILPLSPVSRNRLSQVKRKILVLDLDETLIHSHHDGVLRPTVRPGTPPDFILKVVIDKHPVRFFVHKRPHVDFFLEVVSQWYELVVFTASMEIYGSAVADKLDNSRSILKRRYYRQHCTLELGSYIKDLSVVHSDLSSIVILDNSPGAYRSHPDNAIPIKSWFSDPSDTALLNLLPMLDALRHWVLGKLKLSHVKTVILPTPCLP, from the exons ATGCCCAGCATGTGCAACCCGAGACAGGACACCCGAGCTGTTGCGGCCCTCATCGCAGCCCTGAGAGAGAAGAAGGGCACATGCCTTGGGATTAGGGGGAGAGGGCCCTTTGGTTTGCAAGTGGAGAGCTTGGTTCTG GTAATTCAGTACCAAACTGTTCGATATGACATTCTTCCTTTATCTCCTGTGTCCCGGAATCGGCTAA GCCAGGTGAAGAGGAAGATCCTGGTGCTGGACCTGGATGAGACACTTATTCACTCCCATCATGATGGGGTCCTGAGGCCTACAGTCCGGCCTGGAACACCTCCTGACTTCATCCTCAAG GTGGTAATAGACAAACATCCCGTCCGTTTTTTTGTACATAAGAGGCCCCATGTGGATTTCTTCTTGGAAGTG GTGAGCCAGTGGTACGAGCTGGTGGTGTTCACAGCAAGCATGGAAATTTACGGCTCTGCTGTGGCAGATAAACTGGATAATAGCAGAAGCATTCTCAAGAGGAGATACTACAGACAG CACTGCACTTTGGAATTGGGCAGCTACATCAAGGACCTCTCTGTGGTCCACAGTGACCTCTCCAGCATTGTGATCCTGGATAACTCCCCAGGGGCTTACAGGAGCCATCCAG ACAATGCCATCCCCATCAAATCCTGGTTCAGTGACCCCAGCGATACCGCCCTTCTCAACCTGCTTCCGATGCTGGATGCCCTCAG ACATTGGGTTTTGGGCAAACTGAAGCTGTCTCATGTGAAAACGGTGATCCTTCCCACCCCGTGTCTTCCGTGA
- the CTDNEP1 gene encoding CTD nuclear envelope phosphatase 1 isoform X2 produces MPSMCNPRQDTRAVAALIAALREKKGTCLGIRGRGPFGLQVESLVLVIQYQTVRYDILPLSPVSRNRLSQVKRKILVLDLDETLIHSHHDGVLRPTVRPGTPPDFILKVVIDKHPVRFFVHKRPHVDFFLEVVSQWYELVVFTASMEIYGSAVADKLDNSRSILKRRYYRQHCTLELGSYIKDLSVVHSDLSSIVILDNSPGAYRSHPDNAIPIKSWFSDPSDTALLNLLPMLDALRFTADVRSVLSRNLHQHRLW; encoded by the exons ATGCCCAGCATGTGCAACCCGAGACAGGACACCCGAGCTGTTGCGGCCCTCATCGCAGCCCTGAGAGAGAAGAAGGGCACATGCCTTGGGATTAGGGGGAGAGGGCCCTTTGGTTTGCAAGTGGAGAGCTTGGTTCTG GTAATTCAGTACCAAACTGTTCGATATGACATTCTTCCTTTATCTCCTGTGTCCCGGAATCGGCTAA GCCAGGTGAAGAGGAAGATCCTGGTGCTGGACCTGGATGAGACACTTATTCACTCCCATCATGATGGGGTCCTGAGGCCTACAGTCCGGCCTGGAACACCTCCTGACTTCATCCTCAAG GTGGTAATAGACAAACATCCCGTCCGTTTTTTTGTACATAAGAGGCCCCATGTGGATTTCTTCTTGGAAGTG GTGAGCCAGTGGTACGAGCTGGTGGTGTTCACAGCAAGCATGGAAATTTACGGCTCTGCTGTGGCAGATAAACTGGATAATAGCAGAAGCATTCTCAAGAGGAGATACTACAGACAG CACTGCACTTTGGAATTGGGCAGCTACATCAAGGACCTCTCTGTGGTCCACAGTGACCTCTCCAGCATTGTGATCCTGGATAACTCCCCAGGGGCTTACAGGAGCCATCCAG ACAATGCCATCCCCATCAAATCCTGGTTCAGTGACCCCAGCGATACCGCCCTTCTCAACCTGCTTCCGATGCTGGATGCCCTCAG GTTCACCGCTGATGTTCGTTCTGTGCTGAGCCGAAACCTTCACCAACATAGGCTCTGGTGA
- the CTDNEP1 gene encoding CTD nuclear envelope phosphatase 1 isoform X6, translating into MPSMCNPRQDTRAVAALIAALREKKGTCLGIRGRGPFGLQVESLVLVIQYQTVRYDILPLSPVSRNRLSQVKRKILVLDLDETLIHSHHDGVLRPTVRPGTPPDFILKVVIDKHPVRFFVHKRPHVDFFLEVVSQWYELVVFTASMEIYGSAVADKLDNSRSILKRRYYRQTMPSPSNPGSVTPAIPPFSTCFRCWMPSDIGFWAN; encoded by the exons ATGCCCAGCATGTGCAACCCGAGACAGGACACCCGAGCTGTTGCGGCCCTCATCGCAGCCCTGAGAGAGAAGAAGGGCACATGCCTTGGGATTAGGGGGAGAGGGCCCTTTGGTTTGCAAGTGGAGAGCTTGGTTCTG GTAATTCAGTACCAAACTGTTCGATATGACATTCTTCCTTTATCTCCTGTGTCCCGGAATCGGCTAA GCCAGGTGAAGAGGAAGATCCTGGTGCTGGACCTGGATGAGACACTTATTCACTCCCATCATGATGGGGTCCTGAGGCCTACAGTCCGGCCTGGAACACCTCCTGACTTCATCCTCAAG GTGGTAATAGACAAACATCCCGTCCGTTTTTTTGTACATAAGAGGCCCCATGTGGATTTCTTCTTGGAAGTG GTGAGCCAGTGGTACGAGCTGGTGGTGTTCACAGCAAGCATGGAAATTTACGGCTCTGCTGTGGCAGATAAACTGGATAATAGCAGAAGCATTCTCAAGAGGAGATACTACAGACAG ACAATGCCATCCCCATCAAATCCTGGTTCAGTGACCCCAGCGATACCGCCCTTCTCAACCTGCTTCCGATGCTGGATGCCCTCAG ACATTGGGTTTTGGGCAAACTGA
- the GABARAP gene encoding gamma-aminobutyric acid receptor-associated protein, producing the protein MKFVYKEEHPFEKRRSEGEKIRKKYPDRVPVIVEKAPKARIGDLDKKKYLVPSDLTVGQFYFLIRKRIHLRAEDALFFFVNNVIPPTSATMGQLYQEHHEEDFFLYIAYSDESVYGL; encoded by the exons ATGAAGTTCGTGTATAAAGAGGAGCATCCGTTCGAGAAGCGCCGCTCTGAGGGCGAGAAGATCCGAAAGAAATACCCGGACCGGGTCCCG GTGATAGTAGAAAAGGCTCCCAAAGCTCGGATAGGAGACCTGGACAAAAAGAAATATCTGGTGCCTTCTGATCTTACAG TTGGTCAGTTCTACTTCTTGATCCGGAAGCGAATTCATCTCCGAGCTGAGGAtgccttgtttttctttgtcaacAATGTCATTCCACCCACCAGTGCCACGATGGGTCAGCTGTACCAG GAACACCATGAAGAAGACTTCTTTCTATACATTGCCTACAGTGACGAAAGTGTCTATGGTCTGTGA